In one Cryptococcus deuterogattii R265 chromosome 11, complete sequence genomic region, the following are encoded:
- a CDS encoding myosin heavy chain — translation MDPSSLARTRARRRDGGDDMAAAQTEFSDKKRMWLPDPVEGFLPCWIRSQTGDDGSPDATSEVQISTTGEIRTVPLWTLNPMNPPQFDGVEDIADLTHLNEPSVINNLRTRYTAGGIYTYSGLFLISLNPYRPLPIYTPKIVAQYRSRRREENPPHIFAVAERAWQQIGEERESQSILITGESGAGKTENTKKVIQYLASIATSTIPSSSSSKSLSQAPSTGLPRSSSFKGKDALNLSSTTDSSLGLLEQQILQANPILEAFGNAQTMRNNNSSRFGKFIRIFFSPAGAIAGANIDWYLLEKSRVTARARGERNFHVFYQLLKGAKEAKLADRLLLEDEPEKYDFLNKTRLQIDGVDDLSEWRLLKDALKVMGFNDIEQFELFRIPAVILHIGNLVLTGSSSDQAFLPPNMQPVADRICHLLGISVKEFTKSVLQPRVRAGREWVTNARTKKQAEDELGALCKFMYEKTFGKMVERINQALDRPSEKALSIGVLDIAGFEIFVENSYEQLLINFTNEKLQQFFNFHMFTLEQEEYAREGIQWDYVNFGLDLQPTIELIESTQPVGILSLLDEECIMPKATDLTFTEKVQNLWEVPKGASTANRHPGSTKFKATRFGAGFVIKHYAGDVEYRTQGWLEKNKDPINDAVARLLATSEIPSIAGLFAEYAEDTSASVGVVKKVKRGAFRTVGQRHKEQLGQLMQQLNSTQPHFVRCIVPNSEKRPGKFDVNLVLDQLRCNGVLEGIRIARLGYPNRHSFAEFRQRYEVLTPGVIPPGYMDGRKAAERIAEALELDKDFYKIGATKIFFKAGILAELEERRDNLLHDIFQRLQSAARMYIARRRILKLINRTQAVRTIQRNARAYLELRDWPWWSLYVKVRPLLAATKVDDELGKKRAELAMAKERAERDEAERQRLEELRAGLLGEKEKMARDLEAERDLGREKELMLERSKAREAELLEKIEELEKDNELLDKEREQAVMTADRIKEKLAQVQGNFEALVEQASLLEKQGSDWQKREAELLKDFKERSSTYAKMEREKKDLEGQVGELKIEVSSKEEAMKRLKERLEASRIESEKRLAMEKSKAQSGNEQVATLTDDIRKAKSQFEELRQVIKRHEDTISSKTQEIATLESHKVASTKAQEAADQIKTELNVKVEGLRSEVAAREREKQAEVNARQKLEKELDDLRKVMAAKTSEDQQRREADRSREQEMGRLREQAAKLQKSLDDQRETALQIANKLRVDVEGLKQSHTAAQKELKARQAEVIEKEKEMGRMRASVIQIEGERRKVESELSSLKERHEETERRLLRTAQARDNLENQLQKLQEDYNGLEDAVLEIEADKANWAKSLNSVTRQLQEESAKRQKFEQELYDNQVEVAEHRNVALQAERDLAKAASDIKVRDKEIEYLRSRENKTVVEHYHVMEAAKKFTDQQLAEQIRENTRLNKLLKSLETHRNRLNADLEDLARQYDELKARVEGR, via the exons ATGGACCCGTCCAGTCTTGCTCGGACTCGGGCGAGGAGACGTGATGGAGGGGATGATATGGCAGCGGCGCAGACCGAGTTTAGTGACAAGAA GCGTATGTGGCTGCCTGACCCCGTTGAAGGCTTCCTTCCATGCTGGATTCGATCCCAAacaggagatgatggcagtCCAGACGCTACCTCCGAAGTGCAAATATCAACAACAGGAGAAATAAGAACGGTACCACTATGGACGTTGAATCCAATGAACCCTCCTCAATTTGATGGTGTTGAGGATATTGCCGATTTAACGCATCTTAATGAGCCCAGTGTAATCAACAATTTGAGGACAAGGTATACTGCTGGCGGAATATAT ACATACTCTGG TCTTTTCTTGATATCGCTCAATCCATACAGGCCATTACCAATATATACACCAAAGATTGTTGCTCAATATCGCTCACgccgaagagaagaaaatccTCCACACATATTTGCCGTCGCTGAGCGAGCTTGGCAACAGATTggcgaggaaagagaatcTCAAAGCATTCTTATCAC TGGTGAATCTGGTGCCGGTAAGACGGAAAACACCAAGAAAGTGATTCAGTATCTCGCCTCCATTGCCACATCGaccatcccatcttcttcctcctcaaaatcTCTCTCGCAAGCCCCATCTACTGGTCTTCCTCGCTCTTCGAGCTTTAAAGGCAAAGACGCTCTGAACTTGTCATCGACGACCGATTCCTCTCTTGGATTACTAGAGCAGCAAATCCTACAGGCGAATCCCATTTTAGAAGCTTTTGGAAATGCCCAAACAATGCGAAATAACAACTCGAGTCGATTCGGAAAGTTTATTAGGATATTCTTTTCCCCAGCAGGTGCTATTGCTGGAGCAAACATTGATTGGTATttgttggagaagagtaggGTCACAGCTAGAGCGCGGGGTGAAAGGAATTTTCATGTGTTCTACCAACTGCTGAAGGGAGCAAAGGAGGCTAAGCTGGCAG ATCGCCTAttgctggaagatgagccGGAAAAGTACGACTTTCTGAATAAGACCAGACTGCAGATTGACGGGGTCGACGATCTTTCGGAATGGCGCTTATTAAAG GATGCCCTTAAAGTCATGGGATTTAACGACATTGAGCAATTCGAACTTTTCCGCATCCCAGCTGTCATTCTCCACATCGGCAACCTCGTCCTCACCGGGTCCTCCTCTGACCAAGCCTTCCTTCCACCCAACATGCAGCCTGTCGCAGATCGCATTTGTCACCTCCTTGGTATCTCTGTCAAAGAGTTTACTAAATCTGTGTTGCAACCTCGAGTTCGAGCAGGGCGGGAATGGGTCACCAACGCcaggacgaagaagcaggCTGAGGATGAATTGGGCGCACTGTGTAAATTCATGTATGAGAAGACGTTTGGAAAGATGGTCGAGAGAATCAACCAGGCTTTAGACAGACCAAGTGAGAAGGCGTTGAGTATTGGTGTTCTGGATATTGCAGGTTTTGAAATTTTCGTGGAGAACAGTTATGAGCAGCTGCTTATCAACTTCACCAATGAAAAACTTCAACAA TTTTTCAATTTCCACATGTTCACGTTagaacaagaagaataCGCTCGAGAAGGGATCCAGTGGGACTATGTCAACTTTGGTCTCGACCTTCAGCCCACCATCGAGCTCATCGAGTCTACCCAGCCCGTTGGCATTCTATCCCTTCTCGACGAAGAGTGTATCATGCCCAAAGCCACCGACTTGACATTCACAGAAAAAGTACAAAACTTATGGGAGGTTCCCAAGGGAGCTAGCACTGCCAACCGTCATCCTGGCTCAACCAAATTCAAGGCCACAAGATTCGGCGCCGGCTTCGTGATCAAACACTACGCAGGTGACGTTGAGTACCGTACTCAAGGATGGCtggagaagaacaaggacCCGATCAACGATGCCGTTGCCCGTTTACTTGCCACTTCTGAGATTCCGTCTATTGCAGGCTTGTTCGCAGAATACGCTGAAGACACCTCAGCGTCCGTCGGCGTTGTCAAAAAAGTCAAGCGTGGTGCCTTCCGTACTGTGGGACAGAGACATAAAGAACAGCTTGGTCAACTCATGCAGCAACTCAACAGCACCCAACCTCATTTCGTCCGATGTATTGTGCCAAATTCAGAAAAACGGCCGGGCAAGTTTGACGTCAACCTCGTGCTCGATCAATTACGTTGTAACGGTGTATTAGAAGGTATCAGGATTGCCAGGTTAGGTTATCCGAACCGACATTCATTTGCCGAGTTCAGGCAACGATATGAAGTGCTCACGCCTGGCGTTATACCACCTGGGTATATGGACGGTCGCAAAGCTGCAGAACGCATTGCTGAAGCTCTCGAGCTGGACAAGGACTTTTACAAGATTGGTGCCACCAAAATTTTCTTCAAGGCTGGTATCCTTGCCGAATTAGAGGAGAGGCGGGACAATCTCTTGCATGATATTTTCCAGCGTCTTCAGTCCGCCGCGAGGATGTACATTgctcgaagaagaatacTCAAATTGATCAATCGCACCCAAGCCGTCCGCACCATCCAGCGAAATGCAAGGGCGTATCTCGAACTGAGAGACTGGCCTTGGTGGTCCCTCTACGTTAAAGTTAGGCCTTTGTTAGCAGCTACAAAGGTGGATGACGAActtggcaagaagagagcaGAGTTGGCGATGGCCAAAGAACGAGcggagagggatgaggCCGAACGTCAACGTCTGGAAGAGCTGCGCGCTGGGCTGCttggggagaaagagaagatggcgagagATCTCGAAGCCGAGAGAGACctggggagagagaaggaattgATGCTTGAACGTTCCAAGGCCAGGGAAGCTGAGTTGCTTGAAAAAattgaagaacttgaaaAGGACAATGAATTACTGGACAAGGAGCGTGAGCAAGCAGTTATGACTGCCGACAGAATTAAGGAAAAGCTCGCACAAGTCCAAGGAAACTTTGAAGCCCTAGTAGAGCAAGCATCGTTACTGGAGAAGCAGGGATCGGACTGGCAGAAACGTGAGGCAGAGCTATTGAAGGATTTCAAGGAGCGGTCCAGCACCTACgcaaagatggagagggaaaagaaggatctGGAAGGACAAGTGGGAGAGCTGAAAATAGAAGTAAGctcaaaggaagaggcgatgaagaggttgaaagaGAGATTAGAAGCTAGTCGGATAGAATCGGAGAAGCGCCTGGCCATGGAAAAGAGCAAAGC ACAATCAGGCAATGAGCAAGTGGCAACGTTGACAGATGATATccgaaaagcaaaaagtcAGTTTGAAGAACTCCGACAGGTCATCAAACGTCACGAAGACACCATCTCGTCGAAAACACAGGAGATTGCTACCCTTGAGTCTCACAAAGTCGCCAGCACTAAGGCCCAGGAAGCCGCTGATCAGATCAAAACCGAACTCAATGTCAAGGTTGAAGGCCTCAGATCGGAAGTCGCTGCTCGtgaaagggagaagcagGCTGAAGTTAATGCAAGGCAAaaattggagaaggaacTGGATGATTTGAGAAAAGTCATGGCTGCCAAAACATCTGAAGATCAACAGCGCCGAGAAGCAGATCGATCAAGAGAACAAGAGATGGGCCGTCTTCGTGAACAGGCTGCAAAGCTCCAGAAGTCTCTGGACGATCAACGAGAAACAGCTCTTCAAATTGCTAACAAACTTCGTGTCGATGTCGAAGGCTTGAAGCAGAGCCATACAGCTGCTCAAAAGGAACTGAAAGCAAGACAGGCTGAGGTAatagaaaaggagaaagaaatgggaagaatgCGGGCCAGTGTAATTCAGATAGAGggcgagagaagaaaagtggAAAGTGAACTGTCTAGTCTGAAGGAGCGGCATGAGGAGAcagaaagaagattgcTGCGCACGGCGCAAGCCAGAGAT AACCTCGAGAACCAGTTGCAAAAACTGCAAGAAGATTATAACGGTCTTGAAGACGCCGTCCTCGAAATTGAGGCTGACAAAGCCAACTGGGCTAAGTCCCTCAATAGTGTTACTCGCCAGCTGCAGGAAGAGTCTGCCAAACGCCAGAAGTTTGAGCAAGAATTATACGACAACCAAGTCGAGGTTGCTGAACATCGAAACGTTGCGCTTCAAGCCGAACGAGATCTCGCTAAGGCTGCTTCTGATATCAAGGTGCGCGATAAAGAGATTGAGTATCTCCGAAGTCGAGAGAACAAGACAGTTGTTGAGCATTACCATGTGATGGAGGCTGCCAAAAAGTTCACAGATCAACAGCTCGCGGAACAGATCAGAGAGAACACTCGGCTTAACAAGCTTCTTAAGTCACTCGAGACGCACCGGAACCGACTGAATGCCGATCTTGAAGATCTTGCTCGACAGTATGATGAACTGAAAGCGAGGGTAGAGGGAAGAtaa
- a CDS encoding ATP-dependent RNA helicase DHH1 yields the protein MASSSTLPNDDWKQGLTAPPKDLRPQTEDVTATQGSRFEDFGLRRELLMGIYTAGFERPSPIQEQAIPMALTGRDILARAKNGTGKTASFIIPTLNRINTSLSHIQALILVPTRELALQTSQVCKTLGAHIPNLQVMITTGGTTLRDDILRLQQPVHILVGTPGRILDLGSKGIAGLNKCSIFVMDEADKLLSEDFMPVIEQTLALCPQERQVMLFSATFPWTVKEFKDQHMVQPYEINLMDELTLKGVTQYYAYVEESQKVHCLNTLFSKLQINQSIIFCNSTNRVELLAKKVTELGYSCFYSHAKMQQAHRNRVFHDFRNGMTRNLVCSDLLTRGIDIQAVNVVINFDFPRTAESYLHRIGRSGRFGHLGLAISLLTLEDRHNLYRIESELGTEIAPIPAVIDPVLYVAPAMVEEERESPPPRPAAIAAPPAQQQSQQRHRQHPPVPSHQTAQYTPDAAPVQQQQQQQQQSPQYQQAYGQIPPQPQAPFQQQSNSSSVPAPLPSYPQQNPTQAQGPPQVQSPPSVPGIQPMVPAQNPPQGQIPPTQPRAQQQGQQQPGQPGQAQGQGQLNRRPNNGGVRGNARGQGQRGRGRGRGGQVGQPSAGVGQSQQAQA from the exons atggcttcttcctcaac GTTGCCGAATGACGACTGGAAACAGGGCCTTACTGCCCCTCCTAAAGATCTTCGTCCCCAAACTGAG GACGTTACCGCTACTCAAGGATCTCGTTTCGAAGATTTTGGCTTACGCCGAGAACTTTTGATGGGTATCTACACTGCTGGTTTTGAAAGGCCTAGTCCTATCCAAGAGCAGGCTATTCCTATGGCCCTTACAGGACGAGATATTCTTG CTCGAGCGAAGAACGGTACTGGAAAG ACTGCTTCTTTTATCATTCCTACCCTTAACCGAATTAACACTTCTTTATCTCATATCCAAGCACTTATCCTTGTTCCCACCCGAGAACTCGCCCTTCAAACATCTCAAGTCTGCAAAACCCTTGGTGCCCACATTCCTAATCTCCAAGTCATGATTACCACTGGTGGTACCACATTACGTGACGATatccttcgtcttcaacaGCCTGTCCACATTCTCGTCGGTACACCTGGTCGTATCTTAGATTTGGGAAGCAAAGGAATTGCGGGTTTGAACAAGTGCAGTATCTTCGTCATGGATGAAGCAGACAAGCTTCTCAGTGAAGATTTCATGCCTGTCATTGAGCAGACTTTAGCCCTGTGCCCTCAGGAGAGACAGGTTATGCTGTTCTCTGCAACTTTCCCATGGACCGTCAAGGAATTCAAG GACCAACACATGGTTCAACCATACGAAATCAACCTCATGGACGAACTTACTCTTAAAGGTGTCACTCAATATTACGCCTATGTTGAAGAATCTCAGAAAGTTCATTGCCTTAACACCCTCTTTTCCAAG CTTCAAATCAACCAATCTATCATCTTTTGTAACTCCACCAATCGTGTCGAGCTCCTCGCCAAAAAGGTCACTGAACTTGGCTACTCTTGTTTTTACTCCCACGCAAAGATGCAGCAAGCCCACAGAAACCGAGTTTTCCACGACTTCCGTAACGGCATGACTCGAAACTTGGTCTGTTCCGACTTGTTGACAAGAGGTATTGATATCCAGGCCGTAAATGTTGTCATCAACTTTGACTTCCCAAGGACTGCCGAATCATATCTTCACAGAATTGGTCGATCGGGTCGTTTTGGTCACTTGGGTCTTGccatttctcttctcacT CTTGAAGATAGACATAATTTATACCGTATCGAATCCGAACTTGGCACAGAAATTGCCCCTATTCCCGCTGTCATCGATCCTGTTCTCTATGTCGCTCCCGCcatggtggaggaagaacgagaaTCACCGCCTCCTAGGCCCGCTGCCATCGCCGCTCCTCCCGCTCAGCAACAATCTCAACAACGACATCGACAACACCCTCCTGTGCCTTCCCACCAAACTGCTCAGTACACCCCTGATGCCGCACCCgttcagcagcaacaacaacaacaacaacaatcgCCTCAATACCAACAGGCATATGGCCAGATCCCACCCCAACCTCAAGCTCCTTTCCAACAGCAgtccaactcttcttccgtccCCGctcctttgccttcttaTCCCCAACAGAATCCGACCCAGGCCCAGGGTCCCCCGCAAGTACAATCCCCGCCTTCTGTGCCTGGTATCCAGCCCATGGTCCCTGCTCAAAACCCCCCTCAAGGCCAAATCCCTCCGACTCAGCCTCGAGCTCAGCAACAAGGCCAACAACAACCCGGTCAACCAGGCCAAGCACAGGGTCAGGGGCAACTTAACAGACGGCCGAATAATGGTGGCGTTAGGGGTAACGCTCGAGGTCAAGGACAGAGAGGACGAGGTAGGGGGAGAGGTGGACAGGTCGGTCAGCCTAGTGCCGGTGTGGGCCAGAGCCAACAGGCTCAAGCCTAA